One genomic region from Eptesicus fuscus isolate TK198812 chromosome 4, DD_ASM_mEF_20220401, whole genome shotgun sequence encodes:
- the TMEM219 gene encoding insulin-like growth factor-binding protein 3 receptor isoform X3: MAKFSVEAQTPLLPMGSCQAGHNLHLCLAHHPPLVCATLILLLLGLSGLGLGGFLLTHRTGLRSPDIPQDWVSFLRSFGQLTLCPTTATVTGTWHGSHVVGLLTTLNFGDGPDRNKTQTFQATVRGSQMGLKGSSAGELVLITARVTTERTPGICLYFSAVPGLLPSSQPPISCSEEGVGNATLSPRMAEDCVGVWSQEGLVLTKLLTSEELALCGSRLLVLGSFLLLFCGLLCFFTAVCFHPRRESYWSRTRL; this comes from the exons ATGGCCAA GTTTTCCGTGGAGGCCCAGACCCCTCTGCTCCCCATGGGCAGCTGTCAGGCAGGGCACAACCTGCATCTCTGTCTGGCCCACCACCCGCCTCTGGTCTGTGCCACTTTGATCCTGCTGCTTCTTGGCCTTTCTGGCCTGGGCCTTGGTGGCTTCCTCCTCACTCACAGGACTGGTCTGCGCAGCCCTGACATCCCTCAG GACTGGGTCTCCTTCTTGAGGTCTTTTGGCCAGCTGACCCTGTGCCCTACGACTGCGACAGTCACAGGGACGTGGCATGGGTCCCACGTTGTGGGCTTGCTGACCACCTTGAACTTCGGAGATGGTCCAGACAGGAACAAGACCCAGACATTTCAAGCCACGGTTCGGGGTAGTCAGATGGGATTGAAAG GATCTTCTGCAGGAGAGCTGGTCCTCATTACAGCCAGGGTGACCACTGAAAGGACCCCAGGAATCTGCCTGTATTTTAGTGCTGTCCCAGGACTCCTGCCCTCCAGCCAGCCACCCATATCCTGCTCAGAGGAAGGAGTAGGAAATGCCACCCTGAGCCCTAGGATGGCTGAGGACTGTGTCGGGGTCTGGAGCCAGGAAGGCCTTGTGCTCACCAAACTGCTCACCTCG GAGGAGCTGGCTCTGTGTGGCTCCAGGCTGCTTGTTTTGGGctccttcctgcttctcttctgtggccttctttgcttttttactgCTGTGTGTTTCCACCCTCGTCGGGAGTCCTACTGGTCTAGAACCCGGCTCTGA
- the TMEM219 gene encoding insulin-like growth factor-binding protein 3 receptor isoform X2 yields the protein MANRFSVEAQTPLLPMGSCQAGHNLHLCLAHHPPLVCATLILLLLGLSGLGLGGFLLTHRTGLRSPDIPQDWVSFLRSFGQLTLCPTTATVTGTWHGSHVVGLLTTLNFGDGPDRNKTQTFQATVRGSQMGLKGSSAGELVLITARVTTERTPGICLYFSAVPGLLPSSQPPISCSEEGVGNATLSPRMAEDCVGVWSQEGLVLTKLLTSEELALCGSRLLVLGSFLLLFCGLLCFFTAVCFHPRRESYWSRTRL from the exons ATGGCCAA CAGGTTTTCCGTGGAGGCCCAGACCCCTCTGCTCCCCATGGGCAGCTGTCAGGCAGGGCACAACCTGCATCTCTGTCTGGCCCACCACCCGCCTCTGGTCTGTGCCACTTTGATCCTGCTGCTTCTTGGCCTTTCTGGCCTGGGCCTTGGTGGCTTCCTCCTCACTCACAGGACTGGTCTGCGCAGCCCTGACATCCCTCAG GACTGGGTCTCCTTCTTGAGGTCTTTTGGCCAGCTGACCCTGTGCCCTACGACTGCGACAGTCACAGGGACGTGGCATGGGTCCCACGTTGTGGGCTTGCTGACCACCTTGAACTTCGGAGATGGTCCAGACAGGAACAAGACCCAGACATTTCAAGCCACGGTTCGGGGTAGTCAGATGGGATTGAAAG GATCTTCTGCAGGAGAGCTGGTCCTCATTACAGCCAGGGTGACCACTGAAAGGACCCCAGGAATCTGCCTGTATTTTAGTGCTGTCCCAGGACTCCTGCCCTCCAGCCAGCCACCCATATCCTGCTCAGAGGAAGGAGTAGGAAATGCCACCCTGAGCCCTAGGATGGCTGAGGACTGTGTCGGGGTCTGGAGCCAGGAAGGCCTTGTGCTCACCAAACTGCTCACCTCG GAGGAGCTGGCTCTGTGTGGCTCCAGGCTGCTTGTTTTGGGctccttcctgcttctcttctgtggccttctttgcttttttactgCTGTGTGTTTCCACCCTCGTCGGGAGTCCTACTGGTCTAGAACCCGGCTCTGA
- the TMEM219 gene encoding insulin-like growth factor-binding protein 3 receptor isoform X4, with product MGSCQAGHNLHLCLAHHPPLVCATLILLLLGLSGLGLGGFLLTHRTGLRSPDIPQDWVSFLRSFGQLTLCPTTATVTGTWHGSHVVGLLTTLNFGDGPDRNKTQTFQATVRGSQMGLKGSSAGELVLITARVTTERTPGICLYFSAVPGLLPSSQPPISCSEEGVGNATLSPRMAEDCVGVWSQEGLVLTKLLTSEELALCGSRLLVLGSFLLLFCGLLCFFTAVCFHPRRESYWSRTRL from the exons ATGGGCAGCTGTCAGGCAGGGCACAACCTGCATCTCTGTCTGGCCCACCACCCGCCTCTGGTCTGTGCCACTTTGATCCTGCTGCTTCTTGGCCTTTCTGGCCTGGGCCTTGGTGGCTTCCTCCTCACTCACAGGACTGGTCTGCGCAGCCCTGACATCCCTCAG GACTGGGTCTCCTTCTTGAGGTCTTTTGGCCAGCTGACCCTGTGCCCTACGACTGCGACAGTCACAGGGACGTGGCATGGGTCCCACGTTGTGGGCTTGCTGACCACCTTGAACTTCGGAGATGGTCCAGACAGGAACAAGACCCAGACATTTCAAGCCACGGTTCGGGGTAGTCAGATGGGATTGAAAG GATCTTCTGCAGGAGAGCTGGTCCTCATTACAGCCAGGGTGACCACTGAAAGGACCCCAGGAATCTGCCTGTATTTTAGTGCTGTCCCAGGACTCCTGCCCTCCAGCCAGCCACCCATATCCTGCTCAGAGGAAGGAGTAGGAAATGCCACCCTGAGCCCTAGGATGGCTGAGGACTGTGTCGGGGTCTGGAGCCAGGAAGGCCTTGTGCTCACCAAACTGCTCACCTCG GAGGAGCTGGCTCTGTGTGGCTCCAGGCTGCTTGTTTTGGGctccttcctgcttctcttctgtggccttctttgcttttttactgCTGTGTGTTTCCACCCTCGTCGGGAGTCCTACTGGTCTAGAACCCGGCTCTGA
- the TMEM219 gene encoding insulin-like growth factor-binding protein 3 receptor isoform X5 produces the protein MANRFSVEAQTPLLPMGSCQAGHNLHLCLAHHPPLVCATLILLLLGLSGLGLGGFLLTHRTGLRSPDIPQDWVSFLRSFGQLTLCPTTATVTGTWHGSHVVGLLTTLNFGDGPDRNKTQTFQATVRGSQMGLKGSSAGELVLITARVTTERTPGICLYFSAVPGLLPSSQPPISCSEEGVGNATLSPRMAEDCVGVWSQEGLVLTKLLTSV, from the exons ATGGCCAA CAGGTTTTCCGTGGAGGCCCAGACCCCTCTGCTCCCCATGGGCAGCTGTCAGGCAGGGCACAACCTGCATCTCTGTCTGGCCCACCACCCGCCTCTGGTCTGTGCCACTTTGATCCTGCTGCTTCTTGGCCTTTCTGGCCTGGGCCTTGGTGGCTTCCTCCTCACTCACAGGACTGGTCTGCGCAGCCCTGACATCCCTCAG GACTGGGTCTCCTTCTTGAGGTCTTTTGGCCAGCTGACCCTGTGCCCTACGACTGCGACAGTCACAGGGACGTGGCATGGGTCCCACGTTGTGGGCTTGCTGACCACCTTGAACTTCGGAGATGGTCCAGACAGGAACAAGACCCAGACATTTCAAGCCACGGTTCGGGGTAGTCAGATGGGATTGAAAG GATCTTCTGCAGGAGAGCTGGTCCTCATTACAGCCAGGGTGACCACTGAAAGGACCCCAGGAATCTGCCTGTATTTTAGTGCTGTCCCAGGACTCCTGCCCTCCAGCCAGCCACCCATATCCTGCTCAGAGGAAGGAGTAGGAAATGCCACCCTGAGCCCTAGGATGGCTGAGGACTGTGTCGGGGTCTGGAGCCAGGAAGGCCTTGTGCTCACCAAACTGCTCACCTCG gtgTGA
- the TMEM219 gene encoding insulin-like growth factor-binding protein 3 receptor isoform X1 gives MGKCLLTGRLLSSSPFLSSSRFSVEAQTPLLPMGSCQAGHNLHLCLAHHPPLVCATLILLLLGLSGLGLGGFLLTHRTGLRSPDIPQDWVSFLRSFGQLTLCPTTATVTGTWHGSHVVGLLTTLNFGDGPDRNKTQTFQATVRGSQMGLKGSSAGELVLITARVTTERTPGICLYFSAVPGLLPSSQPPISCSEEGVGNATLSPRMAEDCVGVWSQEGLVLTKLLTSEELALCGSRLLVLGSFLLLFCGLLCFFTAVCFHPRRESYWSRTRL, from the exons ATGGGTAAGTGCCTTCTGACTGGCAGGCTCTTGTCCAGttctcccttcctgtcctccAGCAGGTTTTCCGTGGAGGCCCAGACCCCTCTGCTCCCCATGGGCAGCTGTCAGGCAGGGCACAACCTGCATCTCTGTCTGGCCCACCACCCGCCTCTGGTCTGTGCCACTTTGATCCTGCTGCTTCTTGGCCTTTCTGGCCTGGGCCTTGGTGGCTTCCTCCTCACTCACAGGACTGGTCTGCGCAGCCCTGACATCCCTCAG GACTGGGTCTCCTTCTTGAGGTCTTTTGGCCAGCTGACCCTGTGCCCTACGACTGCGACAGTCACAGGGACGTGGCATGGGTCCCACGTTGTGGGCTTGCTGACCACCTTGAACTTCGGAGATGGTCCAGACAGGAACAAGACCCAGACATTTCAAGCCACGGTTCGGGGTAGTCAGATGGGATTGAAAG GATCTTCTGCAGGAGAGCTGGTCCTCATTACAGCCAGGGTGACCACTGAAAGGACCCCAGGAATCTGCCTGTATTTTAGTGCTGTCCCAGGACTCCTGCCCTCCAGCCAGCCACCCATATCCTGCTCAGAGGAAGGAGTAGGAAATGCCACCCTGAGCCCTAGGATGGCTGAGGACTGTGTCGGGGTCTGGAGCCAGGAAGGCCTTGTGCTCACCAAACTGCTCACCTCG GAGGAGCTGGCTCTGTGTGGCTCCAGGCTGCTTGTTTTGGGctccttcctgcttctcttctgtggccttctttgcttttttactgCTGTGTGTTTCCACCCTCGTCGGGAGTCCTACTGGTCTAGAACCCGGCTCTGA